CACTTATCTTGTTTTACAACTATAGTATTTTCTCATTATCTTTACTTTCAACAGGTTGTATCGTTTTTAACACTTTCCTACCAGCTGGATCAAGATCACGTGTTCATTGCAACCTTTGTTCATGTCCAGTAAACCCACCAATTCCCGATCCAACCACAGGAATACCAGCTGTAAGTCTTAAAGATAATTAAGGATTGATCGCATTATTTCTTGCGTTTATGTTATAAGAACGCAAAATGGTACGCGAGAACATTCCATGAAGCGCGCCAGCGTTTCTTAGTAATTTGCTCGCTAGCCCTACTGCTTTCATACAACAAAAACGTAAGAAAAAATgctatcaatatttttatttacattttaaatcataattcaTAACGAATGAAAATAAGCAGTAAATTCtgcaatttgtatttgttttttaatagaAATGCTACTGCAACATACGTTTGAATCAAAGAATAACTGAAAGTTGTAACGTCAACTATTATTGGTTATACGACGTCGCGCTAATCCAATCGAAACCCAATATTGAATCAAACCATGACGTCATATCTTCTTGATAATCACACAATATGAAGGTCACGTATAACTATTCCACTTCTTTATGCAAACTTCCTACGCTTCTGACTCCgtgaatatattattatatgaattaaataaccTACGCTCATTATGCAACATTTAATACGAAACGAAACGCATCAGCAtagttacaaataaaataaatgagtatttctttaaactttttctCTCATTCTAGTGTACAAGAGTCGCATGGTGCGACGCACCACCAGGAACAGACGTGTACCCCAGCAACCCTAGCTGCCAAAGAAGAGGCTACGGCGACCGTGACAATTAGCTGCTGTGGAAACTTATAAACTACCAAATAATATAATATCCCTTTGAAGTTAGGAgcgaataaaaaaaatcacaaacataaaaaacatcaaactatattttcttgtttctTAGGGCCGGGTAAAGAGCATAAAATCATAAGAAACACAATCAACAAATTACCAAATTGGCGGATTAACtaacaaacatacttttgtCGATATCACTAAAGCAGTGAAGACAAAAAAAGGCTAAATAGGAGTATATCGGAAATAAgctaaacatatatgtaaacagtgctttatttcaagattttctgtaaacaaaatgcATCAGTAAGAGACATTTGATAtgacattgttttaaagaattaaaatttgAGATAGGTCACTGCCTTTAGAAAATAATCTGTTATAATAATCTGGTAATTATCATACCAAACCTTCTCTAGTTAGAACGTGGACAACTTAGTGGACACCGTCCATGAGTCTGACCGCCACATAAACGCGTGTAAGCCGCACCCGCAACGCGCCGTAGCAGAAGCCATCCAATCTTATGACGTGGGTTTAGGCAAAACAATGAAATCTCAATGAGATAAcgattatatttcatttcatgaaCACCGGAAGTAGATATTTCCACTAAATTACGGGTGGAAATTGTCTTCGTTTATAGAAGCGGGTGGAAATTGTCTCAGTTTATAGAAGCGGGCGGAATTTGCCTGCATAAAAGAAGCGAccgaatattgttttttttcttctttgatAAATTTAACTTTCGTGTATCGGCTTTACGTATTTTACAGACCATTGTTCGGAAACATGACAAAGGGAAACATTGTTAGCCTTGAATGACGTTTATCTTATTTTAACGTATAAAAGCATCAGACAAAACTTATTCCCGGAATATTCAATACACATGCtatgaaaatatattggttTTGGCCGAAAAAGAAGCTGCATACTTATTACACACATATGTGTAACATTTAATCAGACATAAAAACAAGGATCTATTGCTAGGTAgcgcaaaaaaataaataaaacatgagtGAGGAAGAAGCAGATTATTTACCTGATTCAGATTTACAAATTCCGACAGAAAGTGGACTTGGATATAGTGTAGAAACTCAAAATAGATTCTCAGGAATGACGGACTCAGGTGAAATTCAAAATGGCGGTTATGAAAACTGGACAGTGATCAACAATAAGCAGAGAGATGCTAAGAGAAAAAGAATGTCCTTGGGGAGTCAGAGTAGTGTTACAAGTGATAGCTTCAGTAAGTTCTCACAAGATGAGAAAttgaatcatatttttaaatgcatgaatCAAAATAGTCAGACACTGTTAAAAGTAGATCAAAATCAAACCAAATGCCTTTCGGACATACATGAGTTATTaatcaatatcaattttgtaaaTGATCGAGTTATCgaaattgaaaaacaactgaGTGAGCATGATCGACTTTTGAAATTACTAGCATACAAATCATTAGATAGTGAGGCTAGGGACATGAGGAATAACCTGATATTTTATGGCATCAGTGAAAATGGACACCAAGGGAATTCCGAAGCTAGAATTATACTTGATCTCTTGGAAGAACAGATGGAAATGAAAACAGAAGATATATTAATAGATAGAGCACACCGCCTTGGAAATATAAGGTACGTTCCAAGAGATAAAAGGACAGACCCGAAACGACCTATTATAGCTAGATTTCACTACTATCAAGATACAGAAGAAATTCTAAAGAAAGCATACATGCTAAAAGGTACAAGATACGGCATTGATCGCCAATATCAACAGGAAATTATGAGGGCCAGGAAAGAACTGTATAACTCAAATGCTGTAAAAGATGCCAGGCAACACAGAAAAAGGTGCAAATAAAGTTCCCAGCTAAATTATCCATAGACGATAGATTTGTGGATGACAAGTTCCCAGAGTGGTACACAGTACTTAGAGGCAACAGGATTCCTGAAACGGTCTCACAACAAAACTTTAGACAACAAAAATCAACAATCAGAAACCAATCAGTGACAGCACTCCTCGAGACAAtgttttcaaaccttttgaacACGCCCCCTCAAAGGTAAACAACATACATGCGGCTCAATCGCCATCACgtgacatacatgtatccgAACCAAATATACATGCCGGGGAAGCAGCAAATTAGTATGTAAACAACGTCTTATCTGCAGTGAACGCACACACAGTCCATCATAGAGAGCCATCGAGAAGCCGATCGGGTGTACGTAAATCCAAAACTAACACTTATAATCCAAACACACAcgataaaacacaaaaaaacatcagCACCGACCTCACGTGAATCAGATGCCAGAACAAGGCAAGCAGCTAAAAATAAACCACGGGAAAACCAGCATCGAGATAATTCATCCCACTCACCAGCTGATACGGGTCAGGGGTCAGCCGCGGATTAGGGAGGCGTGgaggaaatgacttaaaattttgtttgttgaATGAGCAAGGACTTGTTGGTCGTAGATATAACAAATCGCAAACTGAcgatttaatatcaatttttcaatgatcatgatatcattttattaaccGAAACATGGTCAAATGAACTTTATGATAATGGTGTGGAAGGTTTTTCGTATTACACtcttcacaggacattgaaACACTCAAGAGCAGTTCAATCATGATAGTAGTGGCCTTATTGTATACATTTCCAATGctattcataattatgtttcattagTTAAAACGGTGGATGATTCTATGCTATGGTTAAAACTCAAATCCCACTTAGTGGGCTTAGACGATGATTACTTTGTATGTCTATGTTACAATGTACCTACAAATAGTAGTCGCGAAGGAATTgcacaaacagatttatttgattatattgttaatgacattattgattttgataatgattttgaaaatctaACTTATATTATCTTAGGCGATTTAAATAGCAGGGTAGGAAAGTAAAATGATTTTGTACAGGAAgaatttttacaaaacatcaatttaatgCCGGACGATTATATGGAAGACGATTTTTTAGCTAGAAATACCCAAGACTCAATTAAAAACGAAAACGGTAGATTATTAATTCTGCGAATAATGAATGGTAGGTTGGGTAATGATAAGGGTATCGggaagtttacatgtataaaatataatggtCGTAGTGTGGTTGATTATGTGTTATGTAACCCGACATTAATCCCACACATATCGTCTTTTACTATACACGATCCAAACATTATGAGTGACCATTGtgcaatatcattttcattactAAAAGGGCTAAATACAAACCATCGTGACACTGTAAATAAAAGGGAGGTATATAGTGCAAACCGATACATAGATTATCTGTATAGATGGGACAatgacaaaattgaaaatttcCAATCTGCTCTGGGAAATGAAGCGttcaaataaaaattagatACATTGACAACTAATTTGATAAGAGCAACTTATAGAAGAAaacttaaggtattagccatgtaatacaactcgggaaacatcgggtaacatcgacatatatcgccactcgccgtaacagatcgcgacgaacatcgggcgtattcggcctgtacctgatgttgctatttttagaaacagaaggtatttcccggctattcataggtcaataatggaatttctacatcgtaggatttggaaacattgtgatgtttttctcatgaatatacgtttaaaataaataagcattaaaagtacacgctgacagttgattacgatacatctaacaatttgagtcattacagtaaaacatggattataagtgaaatatacgcgtaagagaagattttctctcgaaaaaacgaactgtcaacaatcggcatggaactgggatattcagatattcgtatcaaagggctctgaatgtaagtatccttgagcagttttgtacgttgatgtgttcaaaaacgtttgtttttaatttatctttggaattcttaaatcatttttattagctaaatgtttagacagcatgttcatattttacatgtacttatgtacatgttacatatttttatatgtacttatgtacataacttatgtttaagatatgatatgagtatgtaatctttaaattgattgttttatcttagaaaaatattcgacttaaatttttgtttaaaaatgatgtgttttggtacgtgacctatttctaacataccacaatacatgtacatgcccgttctttgtttacaaaatgcatattttcaaaattaacctgtgaaaaaaagttgtatatggtttggggcttgaagccgcatctgctaggacactattgacattcattggcttggtttagttctcgttaaaaccccatactgttgtgaatcattatcaaccatatgcacaacaactacacatttgtgcctaccaacccttactcttggcttaaacagatattagtgcagaatgtataatacttgtgcatttgtattttacggtggtagtttctgctggttgataattAGAAGTCttatttctttcaggcaggaaaatgactgaatattacttagtcaacaacactgggttatgaagaattccagcctgcatttaatactatgttggatccatgagagcggatttgacagccatatccatccacaaggcagtcgcatctgatcgagataatgtgagtatttcatataaaacatatttgacttggtttttgtttttataaacacactgtattcaataatcaagtggtggtggtggtggtggtgatggtggtcaagtggtggtggtggtgaagatgatgatgatgatgatgatgatgatgatgattatgatgatgatgatgatgatgatgatgatgatgatgatgatgatgattatgatgatgatgatgatgatgatgatgatgatgatgaattttattgataaatttaataattttctttatatatatacatgtatgtatcagcttgttgttgttttttcaaaataatgtcgagaaatattaaactgtttatattttatattgtatatgtatggcagtataattatctatactaattagttagaaaggctttaaagtacaacttttttcctttacagcactaaacattcttgatgggtaaagtacctgaaggtgcatgaaaaccaaatcagcattgactcagcattgagtatttatcatctgtgcacacactacaagtacaaagccTGGGAACAGAGCAAACTTCAACTGTTGAAGAGTGaataattattgtgaaaaaaaactaattgttagaataccaatgacaaaataaaacagatagacatcaaattacccacagagattgtttacatgttataatattaaaaaacaacaacattagttgagaactttcactctgatatttttggagcggcgagcccacttagtgttcttgtttcttcacatattttagtttaaaagtacactcatttgttttaaactctgtattctgagttagtatcataagtaaaattcatttattttaaagagtacattttatgaataagtccaattaagctttataaatttttacaagaaaaagttgatttttaagcattttattagctataaaaatgtatggtaacatgacattatgtatattttcttcaaaactggacggtaaactatcataaattgtcttttaaattgttcaatagacatcatagataatatctaaaatgatttcagcagcttgccttatagttaactattttttatgaattttataaaactgctatatattttcaaacatcgaaaaactgctcttttccgaagaatcataagatcaatcaaaatgatttttttccatgtgtttcaataatgtgttcgtttgaactttagttttctgttaactgaagtttattttaccagaaactgttgtgtttatttcataatctctgataatgcgaaaaaaattcaaatataggcaaaatatttacttgtcgctctttgtagcccttggagtttgggggtgggtgtaatgaaacataaataacttttttaattcacggtaaaaaatctttgaaatttggataaaagtcccatagtgtaccgtgattataactatgttgtcggttaaagcttttaaaaaagtgtgtattatgtggctaataccttaaatacTTTTTACGCATAGTTTGGTAACATATGTGACCCTTTTTTGAGAAAAAGACAGGTCATCGCAACAGGCCTTCTAGTAACAAAACTAATAAATGGTTCGATAATGAATGCGAGGATAAACGCaaagattttttcaaaaaacttaataaatacaGAAACGACGATTCGCCAAACAATAGGTCAGCTATGACTAAAACTAGAACCGAATATAAAACTCTTTTGCGGTCTAAACGTTATCAACTCGACAAAAGCGTCACCGAGAAGCTACTGGATGCTagatataaaaatgcaaaaatgtattGGAACATGTTAAAAGACTGTCAAAATCACAAACAGAATTCTTTAAACGTAACTATATCTCAATTTGAGCAATATTTCAAATCTATCAACGACCCAAACTCTGTCTTCTATCAAGAGGATGAagatacataatatttcaataacagaTTTCTAAATGGGGAATTGCAAATAATGTTCTCAGAGTTAGATATTGAAATCTCAAAAGAAGAAATCAAACAAGTATGCTCTCAATTAAGTAATGGGCGCTGGGGAGGACCCGAtctaataatattaaatgaatttcataaatattgtttttcctACTTATCGAATTATTTCAGTGcactatttaataatatattgaaacaaggCTACTTCCCTAATCAATGGACGGTAGGCTATATTATACCATTATTTAAGAAGGGGGACCAAAACCTCCCAGAAAATTACAGGGGAATTACCTTACTAAGTACTTTAGGGAAACTTTTCACAAGAATAATAAGTAATCGATTAAATACATGGGCCGAAAATTACTCCATTTAAACTGAAGCGCAAGCAGGATTTAGGAAAAATAATATGGGAACAGTTGACAATATCTATGTCCTTAATGGTGTCATTGAACATATTCTTAACCAAAATAAGAAACTGTATGTCTTCAACGTAGATTTTACAAAGGCCTTTGACCTTTTGGTGGGAGGTAACATCTTCTACAAACTTATTAGATACGGAATACGTGGaaatatgatgaaaacaatatacTCGCTTTATAGTAATGTTAAATCAAgcataaagttaaaaaatgaagtaaGTGAGGCATTAGTCTCCTCACTTGGTACAAGACAAGGGGACTGTTTATCCCCttttatattttccatgtaCATTAATGATTTAGAGGAAGAATTTATACTCTGGGTTTTCAGGGgatcaatttaaacacattACAACTCTTGTTACTGCTTTACGCAGACGATATAGTGGTATTTGCAAATTCAGAAGTAGAACTGCAAAACGGACCAAATATTCTTAGAAATTACTGTCAAACCTGGAAACTGGTtgtaaatgttaacaaaactaAGGTCATGGTATTCCGAAAAGGCGGAAGACtactaaataatatcaaattattttacgGAGATTGCGAAATTGAGATTGTTAACAAATTCACGTATTTAGGAATCACATTCTCTACCGGcggttcatttaataaaacatttgaagcacTTGGAGGCCAAGCCCTTAAAGCTATTtctaaattaaagaaatatttatctaaatttactTACATCAAATTTAGCCACATCGTTTCATTGTTCGACAAACTTATATTACCTATACTCAACTATGGGTCAGAAGTATGGGGATTCCTAAGAGGAGATTCACTAGAAAAAATACatcttcatttctttaaaaacttaCTAGGAGTAAAAttatcaacacaaaacaactttATCTATGGAGAATTGGGAAGAAATCCTCTCTATGCTTATCGAATGACGTCTATCGTCAGATACTGGTTAAGATTGACAATGTCGAATGACATAAAATACGtaaaacttttatacaattcaaTGATATCAGATATACAAGACAATATCGGTCAATTCAATTGGGCATATAAAGTCAAATTTATGTTAGAATCAATGGGGTTTTACGACGTTTGGCTAAATCAAGGTGTCGGaaacattaattactttttatatatcTTCAAACAAAGAGCGAGagatatatttatgcaaaaatggaaTGAAGAGTTGAGAGACTCTTCGAGAGCTTCCTCCTACGTATTATGCTCAAactttaatttccaattataccTATACAATATCCAGAACAAACATCACAGGAACGCTCTATCAAGACTTAGGTTATCTTCCCATAGACTCGAAATAGAAATGGGACGATGGCATAAACCACACATAACCccaagaaatgaaagaaaatgtcaactttGTAACACTCTGgaggacgaatttcattttctcTTAGAATGTCCTTTATATCATGAATTACGGAAATCATGCATACGTCGATATTATTGGCATCGcccaaatattatgaaatttacTTAACTTCTTTCAACGAATAACACGAATACTATACGCAAATTATCGTGCTATATATTTAGAAGTTTTAAAATACGACAAAATTCATACTATGATTAATACTTTTCTCCAAATGTAACATGTAAAGATATATCTGATATGATATGGATATCTTAAAAATTCCTCGAATAAGGCAATGCTTCTATAAATCATTATTCAACCGATTTAACATTTTCacttgtaattttattgttgaaaataatatgtatattccGTTGAAAATTGTATTGGATTGCATCATCTGACATTCAATTGTTAatcgttttgaaaataaatgtgtctGATAtagaaattgatgaaaaattgtAAGAAAAGTGTTATCATTGTGCATAccggaaatgttttattctctaTATTAGCGTTTGGAATATGTATTACTCATGTGCTGTAAGCTTATAGTGAATAAACTATCTATCTATCATATGATACATAATCAGGATAGTAGCAACCGTATCAGCTTTAAATAGGGGAGATACCAATCACACACAATACATGTAACGACAAATAGGATTAAAACAGAACTAGACGGGcggggaagggggggggggttatcATTTTGAGACCATCGCATCCCGGgactttaatttaaacaatgcatGCTTGAAAGCATCAAATACAATTAACCTAGCGTAAAATTATCGGTAGTTGATAAAAGGTACGCGAGTTAACTCccttattataaatatttgattttaaagcaAAGATTTTATATTCTGCTgggaatttttaaaaaaaagcatggtatgaaaatgtgtttattttggcCGGGAAAAAATTGCAATTTTATAACACACATATGATACAGGATAATAACAGCCAAATCACGCTAAAGAAAATGCGTCCAAAAATGAATTGACAGGGCTACATTTCTAGCAGCCTGATTAAAAATTTCGTCGAAAACATTAGGTAAAGCAAAATAAATCTGACTTTCAGCTGTCAAATAATTGAACTAGTTTACCTGGAAGTGAAAGGAACCCCCTCCTCTTCTAAAAGAACGTAAAGTATACACAGATTTATGAGCGagcaattttttcaaaattggtcGCTCATAAATCTGTGTATACTTTACGTTCAGCTCAAACGACGGATTTAAAACCAGTTATCACCTTATGGTACTCAATCTATTTGATTTTTGAAACGCCGttgatttttgttaaatttgtattAGAAATGGTTTTTGTTGCCTAAAATAGTTTTTCGTCCTTGCGGGAGATTTAAAAGTAATGAATAATCacatattcattgttttcacttctgatttttttttctgctttgtttcattaacatttattgCCAAAAAATAATCTGTACTTAAGCGTTACGGTAAGTGCCAATAATACAAGCCACCATATCCAAATGCAGTTTAATCATAATTGAGTAAAAAAACGTTCCTGACAAAACTCATGTGGATAACTTATcaagttttgtatattttgccGATATGTAAGTATTGAgcaattaaatacttttttatataccTATCATAAATCCTCACG
Above is a genomic segment from Mya arenaria isolate MELC-2E11 chromosome 2, ASM2691426v1 containing:
- the LOC128221994 gene encoding uncharacterized protein LOC128221994, which produces MTVLRVVFVLMLFMTLCHGRRRNCRRLPDCKCGDFCVERNSNMSCLNGYNCVCKTGCIVFNTFLPAGSRSRVHCNLCSCPVNPPIPDPTTGIPACTRVAWCDAPPGTDVYPSNPSCQRRGYGDRDN